A genomic window from bacterium includes:
- a CDS encoding glycine C-acetyltransferase has product MYGKFQTYLQTELAAIRSAGLYKKERIIESPQGAVIKVARQDVLNFCANNYLGLGDNPDLVTSAKEALDRWGYGMSSVRFICGTQEVHRELERKTAAFLGMDDSILYSSCFDANGGVFETLMKAEDAIITDELNHASIIDGIRLSKAKRHIMSHMDMGDLERHLKESQTSRFRLVVTDGVFSMDGDIAPLAAICDLAEKYDALVMVDDSHATGFIGKNGRGTHEQAGVMGRVDIITSTLGKALGGASGGFAAGRQEIIDLLRQRSRPYLFSNTLPPPIAASALKVVELISHSTALRDKLERNTMYFREGITQAGFQVRPGTHPIVPIMLYEATVAQEMASRLLNEGIYVIGFFFPVVPQGQARIRVQISAAHEMEHLDRAIAAFAKVGREMGVVK; this is encoded by the coding sequence ATGTACGGAAAATTCCAAACATATCTTCAGACCGAGCTGGCGGCGATCCGCAGCGCGGGACTGTACAAGAAGGAACGGATCATCGAGTCGCCACAGGGCGCGGTGATCAAAGTGGCGCGGCAGGACGTGCTGAATTTCTGCGCCAACAATTATCTGGGACTCGGTGACAATCCGGATCTGGTGACGTCGGCCAAAGAGGCGCTGGACCGCTGGGGTTACGGCATGAGCAGCGTGCGGTTTATCTGCGGCACGCAGGAAGTGCACCGCGAGTTGGAGCGGAAGACGGCGGCATTTCTGGGCATGGACGATTCGATTCTCTACAGCTCCTGTTTTGACGCCAACGGCGGCGTGTTCGAGACGCTGATGAAGGCGGAAGACGCGATCATCACGGACGAACTCAATCACGCGTCGATTATCGACGGCATCCGGCTCTCCAAGGCCAAGCGGCACATCATGAGCCACATGGACATGGGGGATCTGGAAAGGCATCTGAAGGAAAGTCAGACGTCGCGGTTCCGCCTGGTGGTGACGGACGGCGTTTTCTCAATGGACGGCGACATTGCGCCGCTGGCCGCGATCTGCGACCTGGCGGAGAAGTACGACGCGCTGGTGATGGTGGATGATTCGCACGCTACGGGTTTCATCGGCAAGAACGGGCGCGGAACCCACGAGCAGGCGGGCGTGATGGGACGGGTGGACATTATTACGTCCACGCTGGGGAAGGCGCTGGGAGGAGCTTCGGGCGGGTTTGCGGCGGGCAGGCAGGAGATCATCGATCTGCTGCGGCAGAGATCGCGGCCTTATCTCTTTTCGAATACGCTGCCGCCGCCGATTGCCGCGTCGGCGCTGAAGGTGGTGGAACTGATTTCCCACAGCACGGCGCTGCGCGACAAGCTGGAGCGCAACACGATGTATTTCCGCGAAGGGATTACCCAGGCGGGATTTCAGGTTCGCCCCGGAACGCATCCCATCGTGCCGATTATGCTGTATGAAGCAACGGTGGCACAGGAGATGGCGTCGCGGCTGCTGAATGAAGGGATTTATGTCATCGGCTTCTTCTTCCCCGTTGTGCCGCAGGGCCAGGCGCGGATCCGTGTGCAGATTTCCGCCGCACACGAGATGGAGCATCTGGACCGCGCGATAGCGGCGTTTGCCAAGGTAGGACGGGAAATGGGAGTGGTGAAGTAG
- a CDS encoding APC family permease, giving the protein MVRVRHKLIGERRNPFDPRIFQHISLIAFFAWVGMGADGISSANYGPEEAYRAMGGLTFLAPAVALLIAATVLIISASYTQLIEQFPTGGGGYLVASKLLHPNAGVVAGSALIVDYVLTIATSIVSGVDALFSILPPHWAVLRMYVAVVAVGLLVLLNLRGVKESVIVLLPVFLIFVVTHSAAVIYGLFTHLPAIPQHIADSSVQANKVLVQSGWLFVIFRLLQSFSMGAGTLTGIEAVSNGMLSLKEPRVATGKRTMLYMAVSLAFLAGFILLNYYLFDVKPVEGKTLNAVLLDNMVGHWKIGHLPVGDMLLWTMLISASLLLFVAAQTGFIGGPRVLANMAEDSWLPHRFSHLSERLVTQNGILLMGLAAVMFIFYSRGNLSILVAIYAINVFVGFTLALLGMCRLWWSRRKSGEHWKRRFTICAIGFAVSAMLLVIMISIKFTKGAWLIMIVTVALITFCFQIRRHYRGVQAKVAEIDEILTTLSFGEANAAPVPLDPGEPTAVILVERYSGTGIHVLLNVQRLFGSRFKQYIFVSVGAIDSGHFKGTDELAALDKEVHKEAEKYVLLARSYGLKATARTSLAIDYLAEIERLCLEVSREFPNSVFFAARLLFWKDSIWTRFLHNETPISLQRRLMFHGLQFVVLPVRLQ; this is encoded by the coding sequence ATGGTTCGGGTGCGTCACAAGCTTATCGGCGAGCGACGCAATCCGTTCGATCCACGGATCTTTCAGCATATTTCGCTGATCGCGTTTTTCGCGTGGGTCGGCATGGGCGCGGACGGAATTTCGTCAGCCAACTACGGTCCGGAAGAAGCATACCGGGCGATGGGCGGCCTGACGTTTCTCGCGCCGGCGGTGGCGCTGCTGATTGCGGCGACGGTGCTGATCATCTCCGCGAGCTATACGCAGCTTATCGAGCAGTTTCCCACGGGTGGCGGAGGGTATCTTGTCGCATCCAAGCTGCTGCATCCCAATGCGGGTGTGGTGGCCGGATCGGCGCTGATCGTGGACTATGTGCTGACGATTGCCACCTCCATCGTGTCGGGTGTGGATGCGCTGTTCAGTATTCTGCCGCCGCACTGGGCGGTGCTCCGCATGTACGTGGCCGTGGTGGCGGTGGGACTGCTGGTGCTGCTCAATTTGCGCGGCGTCAAGGAATCGGTGATTGTGCTGCTGCCGGTCTTCCTGATTTTCGTGGTGACGCACTCGGCGGCGGTAATCTACGGACTCTTCACCCATCTCCCGGCCATTCCCCAGCACATTGCGGATAGTTCGGTGCAGGCCAACAAGGTGCTGGTGCAAAGCGGCTGGCTGTTTGTGATCTTCCGGCTGCTGCAGTCCTTCAGCATGGGCGCGGGTACCCTGACCGGAATCGAGGCCGTGTCCAACGGCATGCTCTCGCTGAAGGAACCCCGCGTGGCAACCGGCAAGCGCACGATGCTTTACATGGCGGTCTCGCTGGCGTTCCTGGCCGGTTTCATCCTGCTCAACTATTACCTGTTCGACGTCAAGCCGGTGGAAGGCAAGACGCTCAACGCCGTGCTGCTGGATAACATGGTGGGTCACTGGAAGATCGGGCATCTTCCCGTGGGCGATATGCTGCTGTGGACGATGCTGATTTCGGCGTCTCTGCTGCTGTTTGTGGCGGCCCAGACCGGATTCATCGGCGGCCCGCGCGTGCTGGCCAACATGGCCGAAGACTCGTGGCTGCCTCACCGTTTCAGCCATCTCTCGGAGCGGCTGGTGACGCAGAACGGCATTCTGCTGATGGGACTGGCGGCGGTGATGTTCATCTTCTACTCGCGCGGAAATCTGAGCATCCTGGTTGCGATTTACGCGATTAACGTGTTCGTCGGGTTCACGCTGGCGCTTTTGGGCATGTGCCGCCTGTGGTGGTCGCGGCGCAAGAGCGGCGAGCATTGGAAACGCCGGTTCACGATTTGCGCCATCGGTTTTGCAGTGAGCGCGATGCTGCTGGTCATCATGATCTCCATCAAGTTCACGAAGGGCGCATGGCTGATCATGATCGTGACGGTGGCGCTGATCACCTTCTGCTTCCAGATTCGGCGGCATTATCGCGGCGTGCAGGCGAAGGTGGCGGAGATCGATGAGATTCTGACGACGCTGTCGTTTGGCGAGGCGAACGCGGCGCCGGTGCCGCTGGATCCCGGCGAACCTACGGCGGTGATCCTTGTGGAGCGTTACAGCGGAACGGGAATCCACGTGCTGCTGAATGTGCAGCGGCTCTTCGGGTCGCGGTTCAAGCAATACATTTTTGTCTCGGTGGGCGCGATTGACTCGGGCCATTTCAAGGGAACGGACGAGCTGGCCGCGCTGGATAAGGAAGTGCACAAGGAAGCGGAGAAGTACGTGCTGCTGGCGCGGTCTTATGGCTTGAAGGCAACAGCGCGCACCAGTCTGGCGATTGATTACCTGGCGGAGATCGAGCGGCTTTGCCTGGAGGTCAGCCGTGAGTTTCCCAATTCCGTGTTCTTTGCGGCGAGATTGTTGTTCTGGAAGGATTCGATCTGGACGCGCTTCCTGCACAATGAGACACCGATCAGTTTGCAGCGGCGGCTGATGTTCCACGGACTGCAGTTCGTGGTGCTGCCCGTCCGGTTGCAGTAA
- a CDS encoding APC family permease, which produces MANVYLAAPQITPTEQSIFTRVRRRLFGARRNPFDPDIFRHISLIAFFAWVGMGADGITSANYGPEEAYRALGGLTFLAPVLALAIAATVLIISASYTQIIEQFPTGGGGYLVASKLLHPNVGVVSGAALVVDYVLTIAVSVVSGVDFLFSLGATHFGTSARLLLAIGVILLLVFMNLRGLKESVMVLLPIFLVFVISHVAVVSYGLFTHAHDIPLRAAAASAEGHEVLHRTGFYAMLFVFLNAFSMGAGTFTGIEAVSNGMLVLREPRVATGKRTMAYMAASLAFLAGMLFINYYLFNTQPVEGKTLNAVLFSQIAGGWKLGVFHIGGFVLWTMLISAALLLFVAAQTGFIDGPRVVANMAQDSWMPHRFSHLSERLVTQNGILLMGLAAILLVLYSKASIAVLVTLYAINVFITFSLSQLGMLKLWLSRRKTHEKWLGKFMVNGVGFVVCVMLLAIMITIKFFKGGWLTLVLTATVVGICFLIRRHYHAVKAKVAKIDQILTSLSYGDAPITAQPLDPAEPTAVLLVEKYSGTGIHVMLNVQRLFGARFKQYVFVSVGAIDTGHFKGTDELAALEKDVKKQAESYVTLARSFGLKAVARTSMAIDYLNEIERLCLEVGRDYPNSVFFVARLLFWRDTIFTRFLHNETPFSLQRRLMFHGLQFVVLPVRLQ; this is translated from the coding sequence ATGGCTAACGTTTATTTGGCTGCGCCGCAGATTACTCCGACGGAGCAGTCGATTTTCACACGGGTACGCCGCCGCCTGTTTGGCGCGCGGCGTAACCCGTTTGATCCGGACATCTTCCGGCATATTTCGCTCATCGCATTCTTCGCGTGGGTGGGAATGGGCGCAGACGGAATTACGTCGGCGAACTACGGTCCGGAAGAGGCGTACCGGGCGCTGGGCGGGCTGACCTTTCTGGCACCGGTGCTGGCGCTGGCGATTGCGGCGACGGTGCTGATCATCTCGGCCAGCTATACGCAGATCATCGAGCAGTTTCCCACGGGCGGCGGCGGATACCTGGTGGCATCCAAGCTGCTGCATCCCAACGTGGGCGTGGTCTCCGGGGCGGCGCTGGTGGTGGACTATGTCCTGACCATTGCCGTGTCGGTGGTCTCCGGTGTGGATTTTCTGTTCAGTTTGGGCGCGACCCATTTCGGGACAAGCGCGCGGTTACTGCTCGCCATCGGGGTGATTCTCCTGCTCGTGTTCATGAATCTGCGGGGGCTGAAGGAATCGGTGATGGTGCTGCTGCCGATCTTCCTGGTCTTTGTCATCTCGCACGTGGCGGTGGTCAGTTACGGGCTGTTCACGCATGCGCACGATATTCCGCTGCGCGCCGCGGCGGCATCCGCCGAAGGGCACGAGGTGCTGCACCGGACGGGGTTCTATGCGATGCTGTTCGTGTTCTTGAACGCGTTCAGCATGGGTGCGGGAACATTTACCGGCATCGAGGCCGTTTCCAACGGCATGCTGGTGCTGCGGGAACCGCGCGTGGCGACGGGCAAGCGGACGATGGCGTATATGGCGGCGTCCCTGGCCTTCCTGGCGGGCATGCTGTTCATCAACTATTACCTGTTCAACACCCAGCCGGTAGAAGGCAAGACGCTGAACGCGGTCCTGTTTTCGCAAATTGCGGGCGGGTGGAAGCTGGGTGTGTTCCATATCGGCGGGTTTGTGTTGTGGACGATGCTGATTTCGGCGGCGCTGCTGTTGTTCGTGGCCGCGCAGACCGGGTTTATCGACGGTCCGCGAGTGGTGGCGAACATGGCGCAGGATTCGTGGATGCCGCACCGGTTCAGCCATCTGTCCGAACGCCTGGTAACGCAGAACGGGATACTGCTGATGGGGCTGGCGGCGATTCTCCTGGTCCTGTATTCGAAGGCGAGCATTGCGGTGCTGGTGACGCTGTACGCGATCAACGTGTTCATCACCTTCTCGCTTTCGCAGCTCGGGATGCTGAAGCTGTGGCTTAGCCGCCGCAAGACGCATGAGAAATGGCTGGGAAAATTCATGGTGAACGGCGTGGGCTTCGTGGTCTGCGTCATGCTCCTGGCCATTATGATCACGATCAAGTTTTTCAAGGGCGGCTGGCTGACCCTTGTGCTGACCGCGACGGTGGTGGGCATCTGTTTCCTGATTCGACGCCATTACCATGCGGTGAAGGCCAAGGTGGCGAAGATCGACCAGATTCTGACCTCCCTGTCCTATGGAGACGCGCCGATTACGGCGCAGCCTCTGGATCCGGCGGAGCCGACCGCGGTGCTGCTGGTGGAAAAGTACAGCGGCACGGGCATCCATGTCATGCTGAATGTGCAGCGGCTGTTCGGCGCACGCTTCAAGCAATATGTTTTTGTGTCGGTGGGTGCGATTGATACGGGCCATTTCAAAGGGACGGATGAGCTGGCCGCGCTGGAAAAGGACGTGAAGAAGCAGGCCGAAAGCTATGTGACACTGGCGCGCTCTTTCGGGCTAAAGGCCGTGGCGCGGACAAGCATGGCGATTGACTATTTGAACGAAATCGAGCGGCTGTGCCTTGAGGTTGGCCGGGATTATCCGAACAGTGTGTTCTTTGTGGCCCGGCTCCTGTTCTGGCGGGACACGATCTTTACGCGATTTTTGCATAACGAGACCCCGTTCAGCCTCCAGCGGAGACTGATGTTTCACGGGCTTCAGTTTGTGGTGCTGCCGGTGCGGCTTCAGTAG
- a CDS encoding alcohol dehydrogenase catalytic domain-containing protein → MQAILKQTSAVGLNYTTDAPVPQLLNSDEVLIRIKATAICGTDVDIYRADAQIINRMKDKLPVITGHEFCGIIEEVGKSVRGLKAGDYVSAEMHIVCGHCYNCRNGNGQWCLNTVVRGIDAAGIFADFVVLPASNVIKLPPELPMEVAAYLDAIGNAVHTVRSVDVAAKDVAILGAGPMGIMAVSLCRLMGARKIYVTDVFDALLQEALREGADAVFNVKDEAARKEFVAVCKSDPTKRGVDVAFELSGHATAYRDAFDCLHTGGELSLLGLPKGEIPVSFSKDVVFKGLTIRGITGRKIFSTWVEMLSLLQGPFLETAKRIVTHKFPLAQYEEGFAIKLRGEGLKVILYPNGQQG, encoded by the coding sequence ATGCAAGCGATCCTGAAACAAACTTCGGCGGTTGGCCTGAACTACACGACCGACGCCCCCGTACCGCAACTTCTCAATTCGGATGAGGTTCTGATCCGCATTAAGGCCACCGCGATCTGTGGGACCGATGTGGACATCTATCGCGCGGACGCGCAGATTATCAACCGCATGAAAGACAAGCTTCCCGTGATCACCGGCCACGAGTTTTGCGGGATCATCGAGGAAGTCGGCAAGAGCGTGCGCGGCCTGAAGGCCGGCGACTATGTCTCGGCAGAGATGCACATTGTCTGCGGTCATTGTTACAACTGCCGCAACGGCAACGGGCAGTGGTGTTTGAATACGGTGGTCCGGGGAATCGACGCCGCCGGAATCTTTGCTGATTTCGTGGTGCTGCCGGCCAGCAACGTCATCAAACTGCCGCCGGAACTGCCGATGGAAGTCGCGGCGTATCTGGACGCCATCGGCAACGCGGTGCATACCGTGCGTTCGGTGGACGTGGCGGCCAAAGATGTGGCGATTTTGGGCGCGGGCCCGATGGGCATCATGGCGGTGTCATTGTGCCGGCTGATGGGAGCGCGCAAGATTTATGTAACCGATGTATTCGACGCGCTGCTGCAGGAAGCCCTGCGCGAAGGCGCGGATGCGGTCTTTAATGTGAAGGATGAGGCGGCGCGCAAGGAATTCGTCGCGGTCTGCAAGTCGGATCCGACCAAGCGCGGCGTAGATGTGGCCTTCGAGCTGTCGGGCCATGCCACGGCCTATCGCGACGCGTTCGACTGTCTGCACACCGGCGGCGAACTGTCGCTGCTGGGCCTGCCCAAGGGCGAAATTCCCGTGAGCTTTTCGAAGGACGTCGTGTTCAAGGGTTTGACGATTCGCGGCATTACGGGACGCAAGATTTTTTCGACATGGGTGGAGATGCTCTCGCTGCTTCAGGGACCGTTCCTCGAGACAGCGAAGCGCATCGTCACGCATAAGTTCCCCCTCGCGCAGTATGAGGAAGGATTTGCGATCAAGCTTCGGGGCGAAGGCCTGAAGGTGATCCTGTATCCGAACGGTCAGCAGGGTTAA